A stretch of Kaistella flava (ex Peng et al. 2021) DNA encodes these proteins:
- a CDS encoding carboxymuconolactone decarboxylase family protein, with protein METRINISKVDPKAYEAMIGLEKYLAQSGLDKVLYELIKTRASQINGCAYCINMHTRDAIELGETAQRLFLLNAWRETELFTEKERAVLALTEAMTLITNGHVPDDIYKEAEKHCTPNEFSAVIMAVVAINGWNRIAITTRMSLD; from the coding sequence ATGGAAACCAGAATAAACATCTCAAAAGTTGATCCCAAAGCCTACGAAGCCATGATTGGTTTAGAAAAATATCTTGCCCAAAGCGGCTTGGATAAAGTCCTTTATGAACTCATTAAAACCAGAGCTTCACAAATCAATGGTTGCGCCTATTGTATTAATATGCATACTCGAGATGCCATAGAACTTGGAGAAACTGCACAACGATTGTTTTTATTAAATGCCTGGCGGGAAACAGAACTTTTCACAGAAAAAGAAAGAGCCGTTTTAGCTTTGACCGAAGCGATGACTTTAATTACAAATGGTCATGTGCCGGACGACATTTACAAAGAGGCCGAAAAACATTGTACACCTAATGAATTCTCTGCTGTAATCATGGCCGTTGTCGCCATCAATGGATGGAATAGAATTGCAATTACGACGAGAATGTCTTTAGACTAA
- a CDS encoding pyridoxal phosphate-dependent decarboxylase family protein: MIESVTDYANQFISGLSTVKAFQDKEATSLEITNQKRSLSELLDLYQKQVAETGINAASGKHLGYIPGGGVFTAALADFIAAITNPFASVHYASPGAATIENEVINWLKTIFSFPESSVGCLSSGGSISTLIAFTAARDQHKVKNEFIPKNVVYLSEQVHHSTQKALRIIGLEDVVIRYISLDSNHKIKTDSLEELIQNDIAAGLQPFMVVATAGTTDTGTIDPLDEIADIAKNYKMWFHVDAAYGGFFIMTSKKELFKGIEKADSMIIDPHKGLFLPYGVGAVLIKDSSAVLHSNYYTANYMQDGASEEMLKSPANVSPELTKHFRGLRVWLPLQIHGIEPFIACLEEKLLLVHYFRNRLADLGFCLGPEPDLSVSYFWYPFETDADQKNKQLMDAIHADGSVFLSSSIIENRFVIRIAILAFRTKKEIIDEAIEMIKNCLTKIK, from the coding sequence ATGATAGAAAGCGTAACAGATTATGCTAATCAATTTATCTCCGGGCTTTCTACAGTTAAAGCTTTCCAGGACAAAGAAGCAACGTCATTAGAAATTACGAATCAGAAAAGATCACTATCAGAACTTCTCGATTTGTATCAAAAACAAGTCGCAGAAACAGGAATTAATGCAGCGTCTGGAAAACATCTCGGCTATATTCCCGGAGGTGGAGTTTTTACGGCGGCTCTGGCAGATTTTATTGCTGCCATTACGAATCCTTTTGCCAGTGTTCATTATGCTTCACCAGGAGCAGCGACGATTGAGAATGAAGTCATTAATTGGCTGAAAACGATCTTCTCATTTCCGGAAAGTTCCGTCGGTTGTTTATCTTCCGGAGGTTCAATATCGACCCTGATTGCTTTTACTGCAGCAAGAGATCAACACAAAGTGAAGAATGAATTCATTCCAAAAAACGTGGTTTATTTAAGTGAGCAAGTGCATCATTCCACTCAAAAAGCACTTCGGATTATTGGGCTAGAAGATGTTGTCATTCGCTATATTTCGTTGGATTCTAATCATAAAATTAAAACGGACTCTTTAGAAGAGTTAATTCAAAATGATATTGCCGCCGGACTTCAACCTTTTATGGTAGTGGCAACTGCTGGAACTACTGATACGGGAACAATTGATCCTTTGGACGAAATTGCCGACATCGCAAAAAACTATAAAATGTGGTTTCATGTCGATGCTGCGTACGGCGGATTTTTCATCATGACTTCCAAAAAAGAACTGTTCAAAGGAATTGAAAAAGCAGATTCCATGATTATCGATCCGCATAAAGGATTGTTTCTTCCGTACGGCGTTGGCGCGGTTTTGATCAAAGACAGTTCGGCTGTTTTACACTCCAATTATTATACGGCCAATTATATGCAGGATGGCGCGAGTGAAGAAATGCTGAAAAGTCCCGCCAATGTTTCGCCAGAGTTGACCAAGCATTTCCGTGGACTTCGCGTTTGGTTGCCATTGCAAATACATGGAATCGAGCCATTCATCGCGTGTCTGGAGGAAAAATTATTGTTGGTTCATTATTTTAGAAATCGTTTGGCCGACCTCGGTTTTTGTTTAGGACCAGAGCCAGATTTGTCGGTCAGTTATTTTTGGTATCCTTTCGAAACTGATGCTGATCAAAAGAATAAGCAACTTATGGATGCCATTCATGCCGATGGTTCCGTCTTTTTATCTTCCTCAATCATCGAAAATCGTTTCGTCATTCGTATTGCGATTTTAGCTTTTAGAACGAAGAAAGAAATCATCGATGAAGCTATAGAAATGATTAAGAACTGTTTGACTAAAATAAAATAA
- the chrA gene encoding chromate efflux transporter → MKVEENLKEIAKLFLKLGIIGFGGPAAHIAMMQDEVVVKRKWLTEHHFLDLIGATNLIPGPNSTEMAIHIGHEKGGWKGLIIAGLCFILPAVFITGIFAWLYKKFGQLPEVQPFIYGIKPAIIAIIIGAVYPLAKRSLKSIELGTIGLVVLVGSLFNFYEIYLMFGAGFLALGLAYIRNNKLKNIHSFLPFTFLEIVNTGFLSATNSKLFWIFLKIGAILYGSGYVLFAFIDTELVSTGIISRQQLIDAIAVGQFTPGPVFSSVTFIGYQINGISGAVISTIAIFLPSFIFVAFLNPLVKKMRSSVLFSAFLDAVNIASVAIIIAVCFSMGKDSITDWRTILIAVLSIAITFHYRKINSAFIVLGGSLGGYLLTLI, encoded by the coding sequence ATGAAGGTTGAGGAAAACTTAAAAGAAATAGCAAAGCTTTTTCTAAAATTGGGAATAATCGGTTTCGGTGGTCCGGCTGCACATATTGCCATGATGCAGGATGAAGTAGTTGTCAAAAGAAAATGGCTGACAGAACATCATTTCCTTGATTTAATTGGTGCTACGAATTTAATTCCTGGTCCCAACAGCACCGAAATGGCCATTCATATCGGTCATGAAAAAGGCGGCTGGAAAGGTTTAATCATCGCTGGACTTTGTTTTATTTTGCCTGCGGTTTTTATTACCGGAATTTTTGCCTGGCTTTATAAAAAGTTCGGACAACTCCCAGAAGTTCAACCTTTTATTTACGGAATAAAACCTGCTATTATTGCAATCATCATCGGAGCAGTTTATCCATTGGCGAAAAGATCTTTAAAATCAATAGAATTAGGAACAATAGGACTCGTAGTTTTAGTCGGTTCCCTATTTAATTTCTATGAAATCTATCTCATGTTTGGCGCAGGATTTTTGGCTTTAGGTTTAGCATACATAAGAAATAACAAATTAAAAAACATCCACAGTTTTCTTCCGTTTACCTTTTTAGAGATCGTCAACACAGGTTTTCTGTCGGCGACGAATTCAAAACTCTTCTGGATCTTTCTGAAAATCGGTGCCATACTTTATGGTAGTGGTTATGTGCTTTTTGCTTTTATTGATACTGAATTGGTCTCAACCGGAATTATTAGCAGACAACAATTAATCGATGCGATTGCAGTAGGACAGTTTACGCCAGGTCCGGTTTTTTCCTCCGTAACATTTATCGGTTATCAAATCAACGGCATATCCGGCGCGGTAATTTCGACGATTGCCATATTTCTTCCTTCATTTATTTTTGTGGCGTTTCTGAATCCTTTGGTTAAAAAAATGCGAAGTTCTGTATTGTTTTCAGCGTTTTTAGATGCCGTAAACATAGCTTCGGTTGCAATTATTATTGCGGTCTGTTTTTCCATGGGCAAAGATTCTATAACCGATTGGCGAACGATTTTGATTGCAGTTTTAAGTATTGCGATTACCTTTCACTATAGAAAAATTAACAGTGCATTTATTGTTCTAGGTGGTTCTCTCGGTGGTTATTTGTTGACATTGATATAA
- a CDS encoding VIT family protein, with translation MLTIDNYLDVHFVQRSNWLRAAVLGANDGIISVSSVAIAVTAASSTTQPIVLATVAALVAGALSMAAGEYVSVSSQTDIEQADIERERQELKETPAEELEMLAQIYVKRGLKKETAMQVALEFTEIDALAAHTRDELGINEITKANPIQAALASGSSFTAGGILPLLVVLFAPLHNMEYWLYGFTIVFLIFLGAVAAKTGGSSILKAVLRITVWGTIALGLSALVGHLFGVNV, from the coding sequence ATGCTTACCATTGATAATTATCTAGATGTTCATTTTGTTCAAAGAAGTAACTGGTTACGAGCGGCTGTTTTGGGCGCAAATGATGGAATAATTTCGGTGTCGAGTGTGGCTATTGCGGTAACTGCTGCAAGTTCTACTACGCAACCGATTGTTTTAGCAACGGTAGCAGCTTTGGTTGCAGGAGCATTATCTATGGCTGCTGGGGAATATGTTTCGGTAAGTTCGCAGACGGATATCGAACAGGCAGATATTGAAAGAGAACGACAAGAGTTGAAAGAAACACCTGCGGAAGAATTAGAAATGTTGGCTCAGATTTATGTGAAAAGAGGTTTGAAAAAAGAAACTGCGATGCAAGTTGCTTTAGAATTTACAGAAATAGACGCTTTGGCGGCGCACACACGTGACGAATTAGGCATTAATGAAATAACAAAAGCGAATCCTATTCAGGCAGCTTTGGCTTCAGGCAGTTCTTTTACCGCTGGTGGTATCTTACCTCTTTTGGTAGTATTGTTTGCTCCATTGCATAATATGGAATATTGGCTTTATGGTTTTACAATTGTATTCCTGATTTTTCTGGGTGCTGTAGCTGCGAAAACGGGTGGGTCGAGTATCCTGAAAGCAGTTCTAAGAATTACCGTTTGGGGTACGATTGCACTGGGATTATCTGCTTTGGTAGGTCATCTATTCGGTGTTAATGTTTAA